One stretch of Arachis hypogaea cultivar Tifrunner chromosome 20, arahy.Tifrunner.gnm2.J5K5, whole genome shotgun sequence DNA includes these proteins:
- the LOC112782905 gene encoding ATP-dependent Clp protease proteolytic subunit-related protein 2, chloroplastic encodes MAVAPYITADALPSCATKLYSGLKLQSPSIPNSLACKPNVSAEFYGKVHKSLHCGYANHKPARAQIQMMPIGTPRVPYRTPGEGTWQWVDLWNALYRERVLFIGQNIDEEFSNQVLATMLYLDSIDNAKRMYMYINGPGGDLTPSLAIYDTMQSLQSPVTTHCVGYAYNLAAFLLAAGEKGNRFAMPLSRVALQSPAGAARGQADDIRIEANELLRIRDYLFNELAKKTGQPIERITQDLGRMKRLSAQEALDYGLIDRIVRPPRIKADAPNKEAGTGLG; translated from the exons ATGGCGGTGGCACCCTATATCACCGCTGATGCACTTCCTAG TTGCGCCACAAAACTCTACTCAGGGTTGAAACTTCAATCTCCAAGTATCCCTAATTCCCTTGCGTGTAAACCTAATGTCTCCGCTGAGTTCTACGGAAAAGTTCACAAGAGTCTGCATTGCGG GTATGCTAATCACAAACCAGCAAGGGCACAAATTCAAATGATGCCCATAGGGACCCCTAGAGTCCCCTATAGGACACCTGGTGAAGGAACTTGGCAATGGGTTGATTTGTGGAATGCCCTT TATCGAGAGCGTGTTCTCTTCATTGGACAAAACATAGATGAAGAATTTAGTAACCAAGTATTGGCAACCATGCTGTATCTTGACAGTATAGATAACGCCAAGAGGATGTATATGTACATCAATGGTCCTGGTGGAGAT CTTACACCAAGCTTGGCTATCTATGACACTATGCAGAGCTTGCAAAGTCCTGTAACCACCCATTGTGTTGGCTATGCCTATAATCTTGCAGCATTTCTTCTTGCAGCCGGAGAAAAG GGCAACCGCTTTGCAATGCCTCTTTCCAGAGTTGCTCTGCAATCTCCAGCGGGAGCTGCTCGGGGTCAG GCTGATGACATCCGCATTGAAGCAAATGAGCTTTTAAGAATCAGAGATTACCTCTTTAACGAGTTGGCTAAGAAAACAGGCCAGCCTATTGAGAGG ATCACCCAAGACCTGGGCAGGATGAAACGCCTCAGCGCACAGGAGGCTCTTGATTACGGGCTTATTGATCGAATTGTGAGGCCACCACGCATTAAGGCTGATGCGCCTAACAAGGAGGCAGGAACAGGCCTTGGTTAA